Proteins encoded in a region of the Scrofimicrobium sp. R131 genome:
- a CDS encoding dihydroorotate dehydrogenase: MVTAPSLGVDVAGIALQNPLIPASGCFGFGDDFLDFFDPNILGAAALKGTTREPQAGNPTPRIAETPAGMINSIGLQNPGIDEVLAQKLPHLATFYHQPVILNISGFSVDEYRECCAKADGRAEIIELNVSCPNVHGGGMSFGADADALAEVTRAVRQEVSRSRLFVKLSPNVTDIVELARVVEGEGADGVTLINTLQGMRIDPARRRPVIARTMGGFSGPAIFPVALRMIWQVWEATGLVILGSGGVARAADVIEMMEAGASAVQVGAESLRNPMAIPQILAELPELMERWQIASLADLVGSAHGENDPRKDHE, translated from the coding sequence ATGGTGACCGCTCCGAGCCTCGGCGTTGACGTCGCCGGGATTGCCCTGCAAAACCCACTGATACCCGCCTCGGGCTGCTTCGGGTTTGGCGATGACTTCCTCGACTTCTTCGACCCGAACATCCTGGGGGCCGCCGCCCTGAAGGGGACGACCAGGGAGCCGCAAGCGGGAAACCCGACCCCGCGGATTGCGGAGACGCCCGCCGGGATGATTAACTCGATCGGCCTGCAAAACCCCGGAATCGACGAGGTGTTGGCACAAAAGCTGCCCCACCTGGCCACCTTCTACCACCAGCCGGTGATCCTGAACATCAGCGGGTTTTCCGTTGACGAGTACCGAGAATGCTGCGCCAAAGCGGACGGCCGGGCGGAGATCATTGAGCTGAACGTTTCCTGCCCGAACGTGCACGGCGGGGGCATGAGTTTTGGGGCCGACGCCGACGCGCTGGCGGAGGTGACGCGGGCCGTCCGCCAGGAGGTCAGCCGCTCGCGCCTGTTCGTCAAGCTGAGCCCGAACGTGACCGACATTGTCGAGTTGGCCCGCGTGGTTGAGGGGGAGGGCGCCGACGGCGTCACCCTGATCAATACCCTGCAGGGAATGCGGATTGATCCGGCTCGGCGTCGTCCGGTAATTGCCCGGACCATGGGTGGGTTTTCCGGCCCCGCCATTTTCCCGGTGGCCCTGCGGATGATCTGGCAGGTGTGGGAAGCCACCGGGCTGGTGATCCTGGGTTCGGGCGGGGTGGCCCGCGCCGCCGATGTCATCGAGATGATGGAGGCCGGGGCCAGCGCCGTCCAGGTGGGGGCCGAGTCCTTGCGAAACCCGATGGCAATCCCCCAAATTCTGGCAGAACTGCCCGAGCTGATGGAGCGCTGGCAGATTGCCTCGCTGGCCGACCTGGTGGGCAGCGCCCACGGGGAGAACGACCCCAGAAAGGATCACGAATGA
- a CDS encoding dihydroorotate dehydrogenase electron transfer subunit yields MRQLLDFTVVENRELAQDTYLLSLAGDTSALAAPGQFVNLEIPGYYLRRPLSVFDWAPGRLDLIYKVLGEGTRDLVQVRVGTTMSVLSGLGNGFHAAPAQHPLIVGGGVGVVPLWALARTLIEEGQNPTVIYGFNSAAEVILVEETEALGARVLVTTADGSVGTAGFVTAALDQVPTADYLYACGPTPMLRALTAATALPGQFSLEERMACGFGACVGCVVSTRSGMSRVCKEGPVFTREELQW; encoded by the coding sequence ATGAGGCAACTGCTGGACTTCACCGTGGTGGAAAACCGGGAGCTGGCTCAGGACACCTACCTGCTGTCCCTGGCCGGGGACACCTCCGCCTTGGCCGCGCCCGGCCAGTTCGTCAACCTGGAGATTCCCGGCTACTACCTGCGCCGGCCACTGTCGGTCTTCGACTGGGCTCCGGGCCGGCTCGACCTGATCTACAAGGTCCTGGGCGAGGGAACCCGGGACCTGGTCCAGGTCCGGGTGGGGACCACCATGTCGGTCCTGTCCGGGCTGGGTAACGGGTTCCACGCCGCGCCCGCTCAGCACCCCCTGATCGTCGGGGGAGGGGTGGGCGTAGTGCCCCTCTGGGCCCTGGCCCGGACCCTGATCGAGGAGGGGCAGAACCCGACGGTGATCTACGGTTTCAACTCGGCCGCTGAGGTAATCCTGGTGGAAGAGACCGAGGCGCTGGGCGCCCGGGTGCTGGTGACCACGGCGGACGGATCGGTTGGCACGGCCGGGTTTGTCACCGCCGCCCTGGATCAGGTGCCGACAGCCGACTACCTGTACGCCTGCGGACCCACCCCGATGCTGCGGGCGCTTACGGCCGCCACCGCCCTGCCGGGACAGTTCTCCCTGGAAGAGCGGATGGCCTGCGGCTTCGGCGCCTGCGTTGGCTGCGTCGTCTCCACCCGTTCGGGAATGAGCCGCGTCTGCAAGGAAGGCCCCGTCTTTACCCGGGAGGAACTGCAATGGTGA